A stretch of Anaeromyxobacter dehalogenans 2CP-1 DNA encodes these proteins:
- a CDS encoding DoxX family protein produces the protein MLAHDSNPLPRDPAASSPAAPRGHRLGAAAWAARALYWTSTLIVAYEMIAGGLWDLLRIEYVRVVMEHLGYPLYVLLIIGVWKIPCGAVLLLPRFLRVKEWAYTGSLLNYAGAAASHFLVGDRAGKWVAPLVFAAFTVTSWSLRPPERRLATGAAPPPPRRASWVVTIGLFAALVVLSLVTLPAGPPPP, from the coding sequence ATGCTCGCTCACGACTCGAACCCGCTTCCACGCGATCCCGCGGCGTCATCCCCCGCCGCCCCCAGAGGCCACCGGCTCGGCGCCGCGGCCTGGGCCGCGCGCGCCCTCTACTGGACGTCCACGCTGATCGTCGCCTACGAGATGATCGCCGGGGGGCTCTGGGACCTCCTCCGCATCGAGTACGTCCGCGTCGTGATGGAGCACCTGGGGTATCCCCTCTACGTGCTGCTCATCATCGGCGTCTGGAAGATCCCCTGTGGCGCAGTGCTCCTCCTCCCGCGGTTCCTGCGCGTCAAGGAGTGGGCGTACACGGGCTCCCTGCTCAACTACGCAGGCGCCGCCGCGTCCCACTTCCTCGTCGGGGATCGTGCCGGCAAGTGGGTCGCGCCGCTCGTGTTCGCCGCCTTCACGGTCACGTCGTGGTCGCTCCGGCCGCCCGAGCGGCGGCTCGCCACCGGCGCCGCGCCGCCGCCGCCGCGGCGGGCGAGCTGGGTCGTCACCATCGGCCTATTCGCGGCGCTCGTGGTTCTGTCGCTGGTGACGCTCCCCGCGGGACCGCCGCCCCCCTGA
- a CDS encoding dihydrofolate reductase family protein, with protein MGLLTFALNVTLDGCCDHREGIADDEMLRYWTRVMDGAGAMLFGRVTYELMEEAWPQVARDPKARPADRTWARKLEAKPKYVVSTTRRDFPWSNTHLVEGDLTRAVKALKKATPRGILVGSPQLSAALQRLDLVDEYRLVVHPVVAGHGPYLFTGLQPSLRLKLVAARRLKSGIVTLHYRRR; from the coding sequence ATGGGACTCCTGACCTTCGCGCTCAACGTGACGCTCGACGGTTGCTGCGACCACCGCGAGGGGATCGCCGACGACGAGATGCTCCGCTACTGGACGCGCGTGATGGACGGGGCGGGAGCGATGCTCTTCGGCCGGGTGACCTACGAGCTGATGGAGGAGGCCTGGCCGCAGGTGGCGCGCGACCCGAAGGCGAGGCCGGCGGACCGGACCTGGGCGAGGAAGCTCGAGGCGAAGCCCAAGTACGTGGTCTCGACCACGCGCCGCGACTTCCCGTGGAGCAACACGCACCTCGTCGAGGGAGACCTGACGCGGGCGGTGAAGGCGCTGAAGAAGGCCACGCCGCGCGGGATCCTGGTGGGCAGCCCCCAGCTCTCGGCCGCGCTGCAGCGCCTCGATCTCGTGGACGAGTATCGCCTCGTCGTCCACCCGGTGGTGGCCGGGCACGGTCCGTACCTGTTCACCGGCCTGCAGCCCTCGCTGCGCCTGAAGCTCGTGGCGGCGAGGCGGCTGAAGTCGGGCATCGTGACGCTGCACTACCGGCGACGCTAG
- a CDS encoding AraC family transcriptional regulator: MPSDQTGTSLDAIRAALARTIGRWTEGVEDRSTPIADLLFFRREGPTPPGICRVEPSVVLVVQGKKRMLAGDDAYAYDRDHFLIASLDVPASSQVLEASPKRPCLGLTLKLDLRLLAELVPQVHLAAREERSAAKGMALGAVTPPLLDAFMRLTDLLDEPDAIDVLAPLVRRELHYRLLTSDQAGRLRQIASVGSQSHAIARAIEWLKVNYAAPLRIAELAARVHMSPSSLHQHFRQLTAMSPLQYQKWLRLNEARRVMLNEGFDAAGAAFKVGYESPSQFSREYARLFGAPPRRHVVSLRSKAAASQLSP, translated from the coding sequence ATGCCATCCGACCAGACAGGGACGTCTCTCGACGCAATCCGCGCGGCGCTGGCGCGCACCATCGGGCGGTGGACCGAGGGCGTCGAGGACCGCTCGACGCCCATCGCGGACCTCCTGTTCTTCCGCCGCGAGGGGCCGACGCCGCCGGGCATCTGCAGGGTCGAGCCGAGCGTGGTCCTGGTGGTCCAGGGGAAGAAGCGGATGCTCGCGGGCGACGACGCGTACGCGTACGACCGGGATCACTTCCTGATCGCGTCGCTCGACGTCCCGGCGAGCTCCCAGGTCCTCGAGGCGAGCCCGAAACGACCTTGCCTGGGCCTGACCCTGAAGCTCGACCTGCGCCTGCTGGCCGAGCTCGTGCCGCAGGTCCACCTGGCGGCGCGCGAGGAGCGCTCCGCCGCGAAGGGCATGGCGCTCGGCGCGGTCACGCCGCCGCTGCTCGACGCCTTCATGCGGCTCACGGATCTGCTCGACGAGCCGGACGCGATCGACGTGCTGGCGCCGCTCGTGCGTCGCGAGCTCCACTATCGGCTGCTGACGAGCGACCAGGCGGGACGCCTGCGCCAGATTGCATCCGTGGGCAGCCAGAGCCACGCCATCGCGCGCGCCATCGAGTGGCTGAAGGTGAACTATGCGGCGCCGCTGCGCATCGCGGAGCTGGCTGCGCGCGTGCACATGAGCCCGTCGAGCCTGCACCAGCACTTCCGCCAGCTCACGGCGATGAGCCCGCTGCAGTACCAGAAGTGGCTGCGGCTGAACGAGGCGAGGCGGGTGATGCTGAACGAGGGCTTCGATGCGGCCGGCGCCGCATTCAAGGTCGGGTACGAGAGCCCCTCGCAGTTCAGCCGCGAGTACGCGCGGCTCTTCGGCGCGCCTCCTCGGCGACACGTGGTCAGCTTGCGCAGCAAGGCCGCCGCCTCACAGCTCTCGCCGTGA
- a CDS encoding DUF190 domain-containing protein — translation METLGKAKRVRIYVSEDDRADGKPLHLAILELLRRESAQGATVLKGVEGFGATGRIHVSSLVDVAWRLPLVIEWVDRPEQVERLAPRLRALVRHGLITVDDTDVLLFEPHPVRDLTTTAIVADVMSRDVVTVARSTPVREVVELTLGKTYRAVPVVEGGRPVGIVTSSDLVHRGGLGVRLDLLATLDRPALQELLERLTQQRRTAAEVMTPDPVTVRSSASLPAAAERMARRRLKRLPVVDEAGSLVGIVSRVDLLRTVGVGFGKKEPIARELGLAGDVPLSRVMRRDVPAIHPESPLPEVFQAVTSTRLNRALVLDDERRPVGLVTDAELLERVTPALRPGAIRAIMQRLPFRHARGEESVAAHTRGGTAADVMSRHVATAREHALLSEAIASMLQGDDKVLAVTDADGRVVGIVDRADLLHGLTGPAAQEA, via the coding sequence ATGGAGACGCTCGGAAAGGCGAAGCGGGTCCGCATCTACGTGAGCGAGGACGACCGGGCGGACGGAAAGCCGCTCCACCTCGCGATCCTGGAGCTCCTCCGTCGGGAGAGCGCCCAGGGAGCGACCGTCCTGAAGGGCGTCGAGGGCTTCGGCGCGACGGGCCGGATCCACGTCAGCAGCCTCGTCGACGTCGCCTGGCGCCTGCCCCTCGTGATCGAGTGGGTCGATCGCCCGGAGCAGGTCGAGCGGCTCGCGCCCCGCCTCCGCGCGCTCGTTCGCCACGGCCTCATCACCGTGGACGACACGGACGTGCTCCTGTTCGAGCCGCACCCGGTCCGGGATCTCACCACGACGGCGATCGTCGCCGACGTGATGAGCCGGGACGTCGTGACGGTGGCGCGCTCGACACCGGTGCGCGAGGTCGTGGAGCTCACGCTCGGCAAGACGTACCGCGCGGTCCCGGTGGTCGAGGGCGGTCGGCCGGTCGGCATCGTCACCAGCAGCGACCTCGTCCACCGCGGCGGGCTCGGCGTCCGGCTCGACCTGCTGGCGACGCTCGACAGGCCCGCGCTCCAGGAGCTCCTCGAGCGCCTGACCCAGCAGCGACGGACGGCGGCAGAGGTGATGACGCCCGACCCCGTGACGGTGAGGTCGTCCGCCTCGCTCCCCGCGGCGGCGGAGCGCATGGCTCGTCGCAGGCTGAAGCGCCTCCCGGTGGTGGACGAGGCCGGGTCGCTCGTCGGAATCGTGAGCCGGGTGGACCTGCTCCGCACGGTCGGCGTCGGGTTCGGCAAGAAGGAGCCGATCGCACGCGAGCTGGGACTCGCCGGCGACGTGCCGCTCTCGCGGGTGATGCGCCGCGACGTCCCGGCCATCCATCCTGAGTCACCGCTGCCCGAGGTGTTCCAGGCCGTCACCTCCACCCGCCTGAACCGCGCGCTGGTGCTGGACGACGAGCGGCGACCGGTCGGGCTCGTCACGGATGCCGAGCTCCTCGAGCGTGTGACGCCGGCGCTGCGCCCGGGCGCGATCCGGGCGATCATGCAGCGGCTCCCGTTCCGGCACGCGAGGGGCGAGGAGTCGGTCGCCGCGCACACGCGAGGTGGCACGGCGGCCGACGTGATGAGCCGCCACGTGGCGACGGCCCGGGAGCACGCGCTGCTCTCGGAGGCCATCGCGAGCATGCTGCAGGGCGACGACAAGGTCCTCGCGGTCACGGACGCCGACGGGCGCGTCGTCGGGATCGTGGACAGGGCCGATCTGCTCCACGGGCTCACCGGACCAGCCGCTCAGGAGGCCTAG
- a CDS encoding VOC family protein, with product MEKNTICLWFDKDAEAAARFYAKTFPDSAVGRIYRAPSDFPSGKKGDVLMVAFTVAGVPCIGLNGGPAFKHNEAFSFQIATEDQAETDRYWNAIVGNGGQESACGWCKDRWGVSWQITPRVLMEALEAGGEEARRAFEAMMPMTKIDVAKIEAARRG from the coding sequence ATGGAGAAGAACACGATCTGTCTCTGGTTCGACAAGGACGCCGAGGCGGCGGCCCGCTTCTACGCGAAGACCTTCCCGGACAGCGCCGTCGGCCGCATCTACCGTGCGCCCAGCGACTTCCCGAGCGGCAAGAAGGGCGACGTGCTGATGGTCGCGTTCACGGTGGCCGGGGTGCCGTGCATCGGCCTGAACGGGGGTCCCGCGTTCAAGCACAACGAGGCGTTCTCGTTCCAGATCGCGACCGAGGATCAGGCGGAGACCGATCGCTACTGGAACGCGATCGTCGGCAACGGTGGCCAGGAGAGCGCGTGCGGCTGGTGCAAGGATCGCTGGGGCGTGTCGTGGCAGATCACGCCGCGGGTCCTGATGGAAGCGCTCGAGGCGGGGGGCGAGGAGGCGCGGCGCGCCTTCGAGGCCATGATGCCGATGACGAAGATCGACGTCGCGAAGATCGAGGCGGCGCGGCGCGGCTGA
- a CDS encoding cyclophilin-like fold protein, translating to MKIKIQLEGRAFTATLANGEGARDFLSLLPLTLTLTDYDGTEKIADLPRKLSTRGDCCRA from the coding sequence ATGAAGATCAAGATCCAGCTCGAGGGTCGTGCGTTCACCGCGACGCTCGCGAACGGCGAGGGAGCGCGTGACTTCCTGTCGCTCCTGCCCCTCACGCTGACGCTCACCGACTACGACGGAACGGAGAAGATCGCCGACCTGCCGAGGAAGCTCTCGACCCGCGGCGACTGCTGCCGGGCATGA
- a CDS encoding DUF2200 domain-containing protein, with the protein MEKKPRVFTMSFGSVYPLYVQKAEKKGRTKEEVDEIIAWLTGYRGAKLQRAIDSGVDFETFFSKAPRLNPNVGLITGVVCGVRVEEIADPLMQKIRYLDKLVDELARGKKLESILRK; encoded by the coding sequence ATGGAAAAGAAGCCGCGCGTCTTCACGATGTCGTTCGGGAGCGTGTACCCGCTGTACGTCCAGAAGGCGGAGAAGAAGGGGCGGACCAAGGAGGAGGTGGACGAGATCATCGCGTGGCTCACCGGCTACCGCGGCGCGAAGCTCCAGCGCGCCATCGACTCCGGGGTGGACTTCGAGACGTTCTTCTCGAAGGCGCCGCGGCTGAACCCGAACGTCGGGCTCATCACCGGCGTGGTGTGCGGGGTGCGCGTCGAGGAGATCGCCGACCCGCTGATGCAGAAGATCCGCTACCTCGACAAGCTCGTCGACGAGCTCGCCAGGGGGAAGAAGCTGGAGAGCATCCTCCGGAAGTGA
- a CDS encoding tetratricopeptide repeat protein — MAYVRRRGNQLAIVRGARNPETKKVEQEILFTLYSKGEALAALGKADGGDAFRFQSLVERAHPDVRFDWKAISRAIAENLEVLPENYDYRSTRLHAGFRRDLLAFARQVVLTDPLGATAARQLIDEHREALEYLRELIDRRLAAPAQVESEWTADNAFYWRFASRPSDVPADVEEQAADLYARQEYRRAAAAFRLLTESFPDYAEGHNYLGLIALDQRRAEEAIEHFERTIEVGRRLLPRRVPRSSWWSDHRTRPYMRGLRNLALALVHAKRYEEALATCDRLTTECDDRITASAHRASAYLDTGRWREALAAALHIHQLSPGDSLLAAFAAFELGREAEARALFLHAALNKPRTVGGLLGVRFARPRDRDETVDHNDGVLLARTLDDFLRKRRPASRRFFAGLWEHPMVKDLREEVAVVTARWQADRQGRDRAAFVRMQELRSWEFAERAWGPEGPPIAGSPPLARGRARKQLH; from the coding sequence ATGGCCTACGTGCGGAGACGGGGCAACCAGCTCGCCATCGTCCGAGGTGCCCGCAACCCGGAGACGAAGAAGGTCGAGCAGGAGATCCTCTTCACGCTCTACTCGAAGGGCGAGGCGCTGGCGGCGCTCGGGAAGGCCGACGGCGGAGACGCCTTTCGCTTCCAGTCCCTCGTCGAGCGCGCTCACCCCGACGTGCGCTTCGACTGGAAGGCGATCTCCCGCGCCATCGCCGAGAACCTCGAGGTCCTGCCGGAGAACTACGATTACCGCTCCACCCGCCTGCACGCCGGCTTCCGGCGAGACCTGCTCGCCTTCGCGCGGCAGGTCGTCCTCACCGATCCGCTCGGCGCGACCGCCGCGCGGCAGCTCATCGACGAGCACCGCGAGGCGCTCGAGTACCTTCGCGAGCTCATCGACCGGCGGCTCGCCGCGCCAGCTCAGGTCGAGAGCGAGTGGACCGCGGACAACGCCTTCTACTGGCGCTTCGCGTCCCGACCCTCGGACGTCCCGGCTGACGTCGAGGAGCAGGCGGCGGACCTGTACGCGCGCCAGGAGTACCGCCGCGCCGCAGCGGCGTTCCGCCTGTTGACCGAGTCCTTCCCCGACTACGCGGAAGGTCACAACTACCTCGGCCTCATCGCGCTCGACCAGCGGCGTGCGGAGGAGGCGATCGAACACTTCGAGCGCACGATCGAGGTCGGACGCCGCCTCCTCCCGCGCCGCGTGCCCCGGAGCAGCTGGTGGAGCGATCACCGGACCCGGCCGTACATGCGCGGGCTGCGCAACCTCGCCCTCGCCCTCGTCCACGCCAAGCGCTACGAGGAGGCCCTCGCCACCTGCGACCGGCTCACCACGGAGTGCGACGACAGGATCACGGCCTCGGCCCACCGCGCCTCGGCGTACCTCGACACCGGCCGCTGGCGGGAGGCGCTGGCGGCCGCGCTGCACATCCACCAGCTCAGCCCAGGCGACAGCCTTCTCGCCGCCTTCGCCGCCTTCGAACTCGGGCGTGAGGCCGAGGCTCGGGCGCTGTTCCTCCATGCCGCGTTGAACAAGCCGCGAACCGTGGGGGGCCTCCTCGGCGTCCGGTTCGCGCGCCCTCGGGACCGCGACGAGACCGTGGACCACAACGACGGCGTCCTGCTCGCGAGGACCCTGGACGACTTCCTGCGCAAGCGTCGCCCCGCCTCCCGGCGCTTCTTCGCCGGGCTCTGGGAGCACCCGATGGTGAAGGACCTGCGCGAGGAGGTGGCGGTGGTGACCGCCCGCTGGCAGGCCGACCGTCAGGGTCGCGACCGCGCCGCCTTCGTCCGGATGCAGGAGCTGCGCTCCTGGGAGTTCGCCGAACGAGCCTGGGGCCCGGAAGGCCCTCCGATCGCGGGCTCCCCTCCCCTAGCCCGCGGGCGTGCCAGGAAACAGCTTCACTGA
- a CDS encoding alpha/beta hydrolase, with protein MKRTQAWDKTFARSAKVDHQKVTFKNRYGITLAGDLYLPKDRAGRKLAALAVSGPFGAVKEQSSGLYAQTMAERGYVTLAFDPSFTGESGGEPRNVPSPEIDTEDFSAAVDFLGLQAFVDRARIGLIGICGFGGMALNAAAPDKRIKAVVTTSMYDMSRVMAKGYYDRLTREQRGQLLERMSQQRWADAERGTPAAGPRILPETLEGVTDPVARMYFDYYRTPRGFHERSPNSNGAWTATGAMPFMNMPLLTYVDEISPRPILLIAGENAHSRYFSEDAYEAAAEPKELLIIKNADHVDLYDRPDKIPFDKIAEFFGKNLR; from the coding sequence GTGAAGCGGACCCAGGCCTGGGACAAGACCTTCGCGAGGAGCGCGAAGGTGGACCATCAGAAGGTGACGTTCAAGAACCGCTACGGCATCACGCTCGCGGGCGACCTGTACCTGCCGAAGGACCGCGCCGGCAGGAAGCTCGCGGCGCTCGCCGTGAGCGGTCCGTTCGGCGCGGTGAAGGAGCAGTCGTCCGGGCTCTACGCGCAGACCATGGCCGAGCGCGGGTACGTGACGCTCGCGTTCGATCCGTCCTTCACCGGCGAGAGCGGCGGCGAGCCGCGCAACGTCCCGTCGCCGGAGATCGACACCGAGGACTTCAGCGCCGCGGTGGACTTCCTCGGCCTTCAGGCCTTCGTGGATCGCGCCCGCATCGGCCTCATCGGCATCTGCGGCTTCGGCGGGATGGCGCTCAACGCCGCCGCGCCCGACAAGCGGATCAAGGCCGTGGTCACGACGAGCATGTACGACATGTCGCGAGTGATGGCGAAGGGCTACTACGACCGCCTCACGAGGGAGCAGCGCGGGCAGCTGCTGGAACGGATGAGCCAGCAGCGCTGGGCCGACGCCGAGCGTGGCACCCCGGCCGCGGGCCCGCGGATCCTGCCCGAGACGCTGGAAGGGGTGACCGATCCCGTCGCCCGGATGTACTTCGACTACTACCGCACGCCGCGCGGCTTCCACGAGCGCTCGCCCAACTCCAACGGTGCCTGGACGGCCACGGGGGCGATGCCGTTCATGAACATGCCGCTGCTGACCTACGTCGACGAGATCTCGCCGCGTCCCATCCTCCTGATCGCCGGCGAGAACGCGCACTCGCGCTACTTCAGCGAGGACGCCTACGAGGCCGCGGCGGAGCCCAAGGAGCTCCTGATCATCAAGAACGCCGATCACGTGGATCTGTACGACCGTCCGGACAAGATCCCGTTCGACAAGATCGCGGAGTTCTTCGGCAAGAACCTGAGATGA
- a CDS encoding glycoside hydrolase family 15 protein has translation MERIHDHAIIGDGRSAALVSRRGSIDWLCWPRFDGPSVLGALLDDGAGHFTVAPTQPFRTRRRYLGDTNVLETRFETASGTVAVTDFMPVASGPERRRLLLPDHAILRIAACERGDVELEAIFEPRPDYGRERPRLVDARGLGLRVETRAGLVALRAGLPLRIEDGGRATGRVRLRAGEACHFALTFASEWPAVLPPLGAATHDALHRTVGWWSDWAARIRYGGPAREAVVRSALALRLLVYAPSGAVVAAPTTSLPERVGGDLNWDYRYCWLRDAALTVRALFGLGFREEADAFVSWLLHSTRLTQPALQVLYDVHGNQPAAERTLGHLAGYRGSRPVRVGNGAAGQLQLDVYGEVIDAVAHFVRSGGTLDRETQRMLSALGEYVCRNWQRPDDGIWEPRSGAAHNTHSRVLCWTALDRLLELHAKRHVRHAPAGLFERNRAAIRGEVEAHAWNARLGSYVSRLDGEELDASLLLIPWYGFQDASAPRMRATYRRITEQLGARDGLLYRYRTGDSPGEGAFGICCFWGAETLALGAGSAADAQATFERLCGFANDVGLFAEEIDPATGEAVGNFPQAFTHVGLINAALSLERRIRREAPASAAEARELPAADEVGP, from the coding sequence GTGGAGCGCATCCACGATCACGCCATCATCGGCGACGGCCGGTCGGCGGCGCTCGTGTCCAGGCGCGGGAGCATCGACTGGCTGTGCTGGCCGCGGTTCGACGGCCCGAGCGTCCTCGGCGCGCTCCTGGACGACGGGGCGGGACACTTCACCGTCGCGCCGACCCAGCCATTCCGGACCCGCCGGCGCTACCTCGGGGACACCAACGTGCTCGAGACGCGGTTCGAGACCGCATCGGGGACCGTCGCGGTCACGGACTTCATGCCGGTCGCGTCCGGCCCGGAGCGGCGGCGCCTCCTCCTCCCCGACCACGCCATCCTGCGCATCGCTGCGTGCGAGCGCGGTGACGTCGAGCTGGAGGCGATCTTCGAGCCGCGCCCCGACTACGGGCGCGAGCGGCCGCGGCTCGTCGACGCGCGCGGGCTGGGGCTGCGCGTGGAGACGCGGGCGGGGCTCGTCGCGCTCCGCGCCGGGCTGCCGCTGCGCATCGAGGACGGCGGGCGCGCCACCGGGCGGGTCCGGCTCCGCGCCGGCGAGGCGTGCCACTTTGCGCTCACCTTCGCGAGCGAGTGGCCCGCCGTGCTGCCGCCGCTCGGGGCCGCGACGCACGACGCCCTCCACCGGACGGTCGGCTGGTGGAGCGACTGGGCCGCGCGGATCCGCTACGGCGGACCGGCTCGCGAGGCGGTGGTGCGGAGCGCCCTCGCGCTGCGGCTCCTCGTCTACGCACCCTCCGGCGCCGTCGTCGCGGCGCCCACCACGTCGCTCCCGGAGCGGGTGGGAGGCGATCTCAACTGGGACTATCGGTACTGCTGGCTGCGCGACGCAGCCCTCACGGTCCGGGCGCTGTTCGGGCTCGGCTTCCGCGAGGAGGCGGACGCGTTCGTGAGCTGGCTCCTGCACTCGACCCGCCTCACGCAGCCGGCGCTCCAGGTGCTGTACGACGTCCACGGCAACCAGCCTGCGGCCGAGCGCACGCTGGGGCACCTCGCGGGCTACCGTGGATCGCGCCCGGTGCGGGTCGGGAACGGCGCCGCGGGTCAGCTCCAGCTCGACGTCTACGGTGAGGTGATCGACGCGGTGGCGCACTTCGTCCGCAGCGGCGGGACGCTCGACCGCGAGACGCAGCGGATGCTGTCCGCGCTGGGCGAGTACGTCTGCCGCAACTGGCAGCGGCCGGACGACGGGATCTGGGAGCCCCGGTCCGGAGCGGCCCACAACACGCACTCCCGCGTCCTCTGCTGGACCGCCCTCGACCGCCTCCTCGAGCTGCACGCGAAGCGGCACGTCCGCCACGCGCCGGCGGGCCTGTTCGAGCGGAACCGGGCGGCGATCCGCGGCGAGGTCGAGGCGCACGCGTGGAACGCGCGGCTCGGCAGCTACGTGTCGCGGCTCGACGGCGAGGAGCTCGACGCGTCGCTGCTCCTCATCCCGTGGTACGGGTTCCAGGACGCGAGCGCGCCCCGGATGCGCGCGACGTACCGGCGGATCACCGAGCAGCTCGGCGCGCGGGACGGCCTCCTCTACCGGTACCGCACCGGCGACTCGCCCGGCGAGGGCGCCTTCGGGATCTGTTGCTTCTGGGGCGCCGAGACCCTGGCGCTCGGGGCGGGGAGCGCGGCCGACGCGCAGGCCACGTTCGAGCGGCTGTGCGGATTCGCGAACGACGTCGGCCTGTTCGCGGAGGAGATCGACCCCGCCACCGGCGAGGCGGTCGGGAACTTCCCCCAGGCGTTCACGCACGTCGGCCTCATCAACGCGGCGCTCTCGCTGGAGCGGCGGATCCGGCGCGAGGC
- a CDS encoding class I SAM-dependent methyltransferase, with protein sequence MGTSYRLAYLLGFTPWEDQPLPPELLALVEGPRARPPGRALDLGCGRGAHAVYLASHGWKVTGVDLVPTALAQARRRAAEAGVEVQFLDGDVTRLDALGLSPGYDLFLDAGCFHGLSDPERAAYAQGVTALRGARTVMLLFAFKPGWRGPAPRGASAEDVASAFGRSWRLVRSEPARESKLPLPLRNADPTWHLLEAA encoded by the coding sequence ATGGGCACTTCGTACCGCCTGGCATACTTGCTCGGGTTCACGCCCTGGGAAGACCAGCCACTGCCGCCGGAGCTCCTGGCGCTCGTCGAGGGACCGCGCGCGCGTCCTCCCGGACGGGCGCTCGATCTCGGGTGCGGGAGGGGGGCGCACGCGGTCTATCTCGCGAGCCACGGGTGGAAGGTGACCGGGGTGGATCTCGTCCCGACAGCGCTCGCACAGGCGCGCCGGAGGGCGGCGGAGGCCGGCGTGGAGGTGCAGTTCTTGGACGGCGACGTCACCCGGCTCGACGCGCTCGGGCTCTCGCCGGGCTACGACCTCTTCCTCGACGCAGGCTGCTTCCACGGGCTCTCGGACCCGGAGCGAGCGGCGTACGCGCAGGGCGTGACCGCGCTGCGCGGGGCGCGCACGGTGATGCTGCTGTTCGCGTTCAAGCCGGGGTGGCGGGGGCCGGCGCCGCGGGGCGCGAGCGCGGAGGACGTCGCCTCGGCCTTTGGACGGTCCTGGCGACTGGTGCGCTCGGAGCCGGCGCGGGAGTCGAAGCTGCCGCTCCCGCTGCGGAACGCCGACCCGACATGGCACCTGCTCGAGGCGGCGTGA
- a CDS encoding SDR family NAD(P)-dependent oxidoreductase, whose amino-acid sequence MARIFITGSADGLGKAAAETLVAGGHEVIVHVRTEQRLGAVQELVARGATALVGDLADLEQTRALARQTSTLGRMDAVIHNAGVYSGPSVLPVNAVAPYVLTALMPRPERLIYLSSGMHHGGRPRLEGLDWSGRRATGSYSDSKLFVTALAAAVARLWPDVVSNAVDPGWVPTRMGGPNAPDDLRLGHATQEWLATSDAREARTSGGYWHHRRQVAPHPAVHDVKFQARLLGELARVTGVTLE is encoded by the coding sequence ATGGCACGCATCTTCATCACAGGGTCGGCGGACGGGCTGGGCAAGGCCGCAGCCGAGACGCTTGTCGCCGGCGGTCACGAGGTGATCGTCCACGTGCGCACCGAGCAGCGGCTCGGGGCGGTGCAGGAGCTCGTCGCACGAGGTGCGACGGCCCTGGTCGGCGATCTCGCCGACCTGGAGCAGACCCGCGCGCTCGCAAGGCAGACCAGCACGCTCGGGCGCATGGACGCCGTGATCCACAACGCGGGCGTCTACTCCGGCCCTTCGGTCCTTCCAGTGAACGCGGTCGCGCCCTACGTGCTCACGGCGCTCATGCCGCGCCCGGAACGCCTGATCTACCTGAGCAGCGGGATGCACCACGGCGGCCGACCGCGGCTCGAAGGCCTGGACTGGAGCGGGCGGCGTGCCACCGGGTCCTATTCGGACAGCAAGCTCTTCGTGACCGCGCTCGCCGCCGCCGTCGCGCGGCTGTGGCCGGACGTCGTCAGCAACGCGGTGGATCCGGGGTGGGTGCCCACTCGGATGGGCGGTCCCAACGCGCCGGACGATCTCCGCCTCGGGCACGCCACTCAGGAGTGGCTCGCGACCAGCGACGCTCGCGAGGCGCGCACCAGCGGCGGCTACTGGCACCATCGACGGCAGGTCGCGCCGCACCCCGCGGTGCACGACGTGAAGTTCCAGGCCCGGCTTCTAGGAGAGCTGGCTCGGGTCACCGGCGTGACGCTGGAATGA